One Gossypium hirsutum isolate 1008001.06 chromosome A11, Gossypium_hirsutum_v2.1, whole genome shotgun sequence genomic window carries:
- the LOC107923040 gene encoding ubiquitin carboxyl-terminal hydrolase MINDY-1 isoform X1: MSAAASSSSSVYESKEEAVKEKQPKQEVIKDCTYKIKAIQFLGRTTPIILQNDNGPCPLLAICNVLLLSNNLNLSPDIAEVSQEKLLSLVAERLIDSNSNVDNKDAGYVENQLRNIADAIDLLPRLATGIDVNIKFRRTDDFEFTSECAIFDLLDIPLYHGWIVDPQDYETASAVGSKSYNAIMEELVALEAQNMEVLRKSNSGDCVDFAAATTATLGVPSPCLLKTKSFDDSPRSLSGQKILRKGDLDEEAELLRVLKLSEAESQNSVSDPGSSHERSCSKKDTLEGEKGVENPNLQWTEPSLSDNCTSLSNDSGSKTCSKTLKREESQKTDGINQHQSSYVKSGEINLSNNVAENKGNGAEELLQVEGALPVYLAKDIASISGNNTEILQGIQKIEIQSDSTTDTHDIPDDVNGCLIIEVSSVPLQNAGSDSSSGKIHHANVPQSEPIYEGEECIADSATTATTYENPEPMYEGEAILAKQVDQRAVDDCNVRSKDEITPQQGELIGNFLKNNASQLTFYGLFCLQDGLKERELCVFFRNNHFSTMFKYNGELYLLATDQGYLNQPNLVWEKLNEVNGDTLFMTGSFKEFKVDDNHLTGTWDEQNAMASTADYIASIDSAVQAGLDVNSDLQLAIALQQQEFEEEPPPRQPPPVVGGSRLVTTQQGQRSSGRSSSSSSSSSSPTEDTKSKDMCIVM; this comes from the exons atgtCAGCGGCTGCTTCTTCGTCTTCTTCTGTGTATGAATCGAAAGAAGAAGCAGTGAAAGAAAAACAACCTAAGCAAGAAGTAATTAAAGATTGCACATACAAGATTAAGGCTATCCAGTTCTTAGGTCGTACTACGCCTATTATTCTCCAAAACGACAATGGACCTTGCCCTCTCCTCGCCATCT GTAATGTTCTCCTTTTAAGCAACAATTTGAACCTGAGTCCCGATATAGCCGAAGTTTCGCAGGAGAAACTACTTTCACTGGTGGCCGAGCGCCTCATTGATTCCAACAGTAATGTCGAC AATAAAGATGCCGGATACGTCGAAAATCAACTGCGGAATATTGCTGATGCGATCGATTTACTCCCTCGTCTTGCTACAGGGATTGATGTAAATATCAAATTCAGAAG AACAGACGATTTTGAGTTCACTTCGGAGTGTGCCATATTCGATCTGCTTGATATTCCTCTCTATCATGGTTGGATAGTTGATCCCCAG GACTATGAAACTGCTTCTGCCGTTGGGTCAAAATCCTACAATGCAATTATGGAAGAGCTTGTTGCACTGGAAGCACAAAATATGGAGGTTTTACGTAAAAGTAACTCTGGAGATTGTGTGGATTTTGCTGCTGCAACAACTGCCACTCTGGGAGTTCCCTCTCCTTGCCTCTTGAAAACCAAATCTTTTGACGATTCTCCTCGTTCTTTGTCTGGTCAGAAAATATTAAGAAAAGGGGATCTCGATGAGGAAGCAGAGCTACTGAGAGTCTTGAAATTATCAGAGGCTGAATCGCAAAACTCGGTTAGCGATCCTGGCAGTTCCCATGAAAGATCATGTTCAAAGAAAGATACACTAGAGGGGGAAAAAGGCGTTGAAAATCCAAATTTGCAGTGGACCGAACCTTCCTTATCAGATAATTGCACTTCCCTGAGCAATGATAGCGGAAGTAAGACATGTTCCAAGACCCTCAAAAGGGAAGAGTCCCAGAAGACTGATGGGATTAATCAGCATCAGTCATCTTATGTTAAATCCGGAGAAATTAACCTTTCAAATAATGTGGCTGAGAATAAGGGGAATGGTGCAGAAGAATTGCTCCAGGTTGAAGGTGCACTTCCTGTTTATCTGGCAAAAGATATTGCTTCTATCAGTGGAAATAACACTGAAATATTGCAAGGGATTCAAAAAATCGAGATTCAATCCGATTCTACAACCGATACTCatgacattcctgatgatgtgaATGGGTGCCTGATCATAGAAGTATCATCTGTACCTTTACAAAATGCCGGTTCAGATTCTTCTAGTGGCAAAATACATCATGCAAATGTGCCTCAAAGTGAACCTATATACGAAGGCGAAGAATGCATAGCAGATTCTGCAACAACAGCAACAACATATGAAAACCCGGAGCCAATGTATGAAGGTGAGGCAATTCTTGCAAAACAAGTCGACCAAAGAGCTGTAGATGACTGCAATGTAAGGTCTAAagatgaaatcactccacaaCAAG GGGAACTGATTGGAAACTTCTTGAAGAACAATGCCAGTCAATTGACCTTTTATGG GCTTTTTTGCTTACAAGATGGACTTAAAGAACGCGAACTTTGTGTTTTTTTCCGTAATAATCATTTCAGCACCATGTTTAAG TATAATGGGGAACTCTATCTTTTAGCTACTGACCAAGGCTATCTAAATCAGCCCAATTTGGTTTGGGAAAAACTAAATGAG GTCAACGGAGACACGCTGTTTATGACCGGCAGCTTCAAGGAGTTCAAGGTGGATGATAATCATCTCACGGGTACTTGGGATGAGCAAAATGCTATGGCCAGTACTGCT GACTACATTGCCAGCATTGATAGTGCAGTGCAAGCTGGATTGGACGTAAA CTCGGATTTACAGCTTGCAATAGCTCTACAACAACAGGAATTTGAAGAAGAGCCACCACCGCGTCAGCCACCACCCGTTGTTGGTGGTTCAAGATTAGTAACAACTCAACAG GGGCAGAGAAGCAGTGGAAGGAGCTCCTCGTcgtcatcttcatcttcatccccGACGGAAGATACGAAATCAAAAGATATGTGTATTGTGATGTAA
- the LOC107923797 gene encoding expansin-A7 translates to MSFSMNSWSFVFLFMTLTALTIIGRPSVAAVVYRPSPWALAHATFYGDETASETMGGACGYGNLFSNGYGIDTAALSTTLFNNGFACGTCYQIKCVKSPWCYSGVQFTTVTATNLCPPNWAKDTNNVGWCNPPRVHFDMSKPAFMKIAQWKAGIVPIMYRRVPCIRRGGLRFYFQGNGYWLLVYVMNVGGGGDIAKMWVKGSKTGWISMSHNWGASYQAFATLMGQSLSFKITSYTSKETIICWNVAPANWNVGLTYKSNVNFH, encoded by the exons ATGTCTTTTTCAATGAATTCATGGAGCTTTGTGTTTCTTTTTATGACACTAACAGCATTGACAATCATCGGCAGACCTTCTGTAGCTGCCGTAGTGTACCGGCCAAGCCCTTGGGCACTCGCCCATGCAACCTTTTACGGCGATGAAACCGCCTCCGAGACTATGG GAGGTGCTTGTGGGTATGGGAATTTGTTTAGCAATGGTTATGGTATTGACACAGCTGCACTGAGCACAACATTGTTCAACAATGGGTTTGCTTGTGGGACTTGTTATCAAATAAAGTGTGTTAAGTCGCCTTGGTGCTACAGTGGGGTTCAATTCACCACCGTGACGGCTACAAACCTTTGCCCTCCGAATTGGGCCAAAGACACCAACAATGTTGGGTGGTGCAACCCTCCACGAGTCCATTTTGACATGTCGAAGCCCGCTTTTATGAAAATTGCTCAGTGGAAAGCCGGCATTGTTCCTATCATGTACCGAAG AGTACCGTGTATAAGACGAGGGGGGCTTCGATTTTATTTTCAAGGGAATGGGTATTGGTTGTTAGTGTATGTGATGAATGTAGGAGGAGGAGGTGACATTGCCAAAATGTGGGTCAAAGGAAGCAAAACAGGGTGGATTAGTATGAGCCATAATTGGGGAGCTTCATATCAAGCATTTGCAACACTTATGGGCCAATCTTTATCTTTCAAGATCACTTCATACACATCCAAGGAGACTATCATATGTTGGAATGTTGCACCTGCAAATTGGAATGTAGGTTTGACTTACAAGTCAAATGTCAACTTCCATTAA
- the LOC107923040 gene encoding ubiquitin carboxyl-terminal hydrolase MINDY-1 isoform X2, producing the protein MSAAASSSSSVYESKEEAVKEKQPKQEVIKDCTYKIKAIQFLGRTTPIILQNDNGPCPLLAICNVLLLSNNLNLSPDIAEVSQEKLLSLVAERLIDSNSNVDNKDAGYVENQLRNIADAIDLLPRLATGIDVNIKFRRTDDFEFTSECAIFDLLDIPLYHGWIVDPQDYETASAVGSKSYNAIMEELVALEAQNMEVLRKSNSGDCVDFAAATTATLGVPSPCLLKTKSFDDSPRSLSGQKILRKGDLDEEAELLRVLKLSEAESQNSVSDPGSSHERSCSKKDTLEGEKGVENPNLQWTEPSLSDNCTSLSNDSGSKTCSKTLKREESQKTDGINQHQSSYVKSGEINLSNNVAENKGNGAEELLQVEGALPVYLAKDIASISGNNTEILQGIQKIEIQSDSTTDTHDIPDDVNGCLIIEVSSVPLQNAGSDSSSGKIHHANVPQSEPIYEGEECIADSATTATTYENPEPMYEGEAILAKQVDQRAVDDCNVRSKDEITPQQGELIGNFLKNNASQLTFYGLFCLQDGLKERELCVFFRNNHFSTMFKYNGELYLLATDQGYLNQPNLVWEKLNEVNGDTLFMTGSFKEFKVDDNHLTGTWDEQNAMASTADYIASIDSAVQAGLDVNSDLQLAIALQQQEFEEEPPPRQPPPVVGGSRLVTTQQGQRSSGRSSSSSSSSSSPTEDTKSKDMCIVM; encoded by the exons atgtCAGCGGCTGCTTCTTCGTCTTCTTCTGTGTATGAATCGAAAGAAGAAGCAGTGAAAGAAAAACAACCTAAGCAAGAAGTAATTAAAGATTGCACATACAAGATTAAGGCTATCCAGTTCTTAGGTCGTACTACGCCTATTATTCTCCAAAACGACAATGGACCTTGCCCTCTCCTCGCCATCT GTAATGTTCTCCTTTTAAGCAACAATTTGAACCTGAGTCCCGATATAGCCGAAGTTTCGCAGGAGAAACTACTTTCACTGGTGGCCGAGCGCCTCATTGATTCCAACAGTAATGTCGAC AATAAAGATGCCGGATACGTCGAAAATCAACTGCGGAATATTGCTGATGCGATCGATTTACTCCCTCGTCTTGCTACAGGGATTGATGTAAATATCAAATTCAGAAG AACAGACGATTTTGAGTTCACTTCGGAGTGTGCCATATTCGATCTGCTTGATATTCCTCTCTATCATGGTTGGATAGTTGATCCCCAG GACTATGAAACTGCTTCTGCCGTTGGGTCAAAATCCTACAATGCAATTATGGAAGAGCTTGTTGCACTGGAAGCACAAAATATGGAGGTTTTACGTAAAAGTAACTCTGGAGATTGTGTGGATTTTGCTGCTGCAACAACTGCCACTCTGGGAGTTCCCTCTCCTTGCCTCTTGAAAACCAAATCTTTTGACGATTCTCCTCGTTCTTTGTCTGGTCAGAAAATATTAAGAAAAGGGGATCTCGATGAGGAAGCAGAGCTACTGAGAGTCTTGAAATTATCAGAGGCTGAATCGCAAAACTCGGTTAGCGATCCTGGCAGTTCCCATGAAAGATCATGTTCAAAGAAAGATACACTAGAGGGGGAAAAAGGCGTTGAAAATCCAAATTTGCAGTGGACCGAACCTTCCTTATCAGATAATTGCACTTCCCTGAGCAATGATAGCGGAAGTAAGACATGTTCCAAGACCCTCAAAAGGGAAGAGTCCCAGAAGACTGATGGGATTAATCAGCATCAGTCATCTTATGTTAAATCCGGAGAAATTAACCTTTCAAATAATGTGGCTGAGAATAAGGGGAATGGTGCAGAAGAATTGCTCCAGGTTGAAGGTGCACTTCCTGTTTATCTGGCAAAAGATATTGCTTCTATCAGTGGAAATAACACTGAAATATTGCAAGGGATTCAAAAAATCGAGATTCAATCCGATTCTACAACCGATACTCatgacattcctgatgatgtgaATGGGTGCCTGATCATAGAAGTATCATCTGTACCTTTACAAAATGCCGGTTCAGATTCTTCTAGTGGCAAAATACATCATGCAAATGTGCCTCAAAGTGAACCTATATACGAAGGCGAAGAATGCATAGCAGATTCTGCAACAACAGCAACAACATATGAAAACCCGGAGCCAATGTATGAAGGTGAGGCAATTCTTGCAAAACAAGTCGACCAAAGAGCTGTAGATGACTGCAATGTAAGGTCTAAagatgaaatcactccacaaCAAG GGGAACTGATTGGAAACTTCTTGAAGAACAATGCCAGTCAATTGACCTTTTATGG GCTTTTTTGCTTACAAGATGGACTTAAAGAACGCGAACTTTGTGTTTTTTTCCGTAATAATCATTTCAGCACCATGTTTAAG TATAATGGGGAACTCTATCTTTTAGCTACTGACCAAGGCTATCTAAATCAGCCCAATTTGGTTTGGGAAAAACTAAATGAG GTCAACGGAGACACGCTGTTTATGACCGGCAGCTTCAAGGAGTTCAAGGTGGATGATAATCATCTCACGGGTACTTGGGATGAGCAAAATGCTATGGCCAGTACTGCT GACTACATTGCCAGCATTGATAGTGCAGTGCAAGCTGGATTGGACGTAAA CTCGGATTTACAGCTTGCAATAGCTCTACAACAACAGGAATTTGAAGAAGAGCCACCACCGCGTCAGCCACCACCCGTTGTTGGTGGTTCAAGATTAGTAACAACTCAACAG GGGCAGAGAAGCAGTGGAAGGAGCTCCTCGTcgtcatcttcatcttcatccccGACGGAAGATACGAAATCAAAAGATATGTGTATTGTGAT GTAG
- the LOC107924838 gene encoding O-fucosyltransferase 38: MVNHRGSSHNHMRIASTTKFISRKQSPRTIALYILLLFAFSIFIFVFNAGNIVEDHPAPVISIQSHRQTKFLQTADDELWDAPSRHGLRPCVKPTSRYKAAQGSDRYLTVKSNGGLNQMRTGISDMVAVAHIMNATLVIPQLDRRSFWQDSSTFSDIFDELHFITTLQGDLRIVRELPKELELVPRARKHFTSWSSMGYYKEMMQLWNDHQVIHVAKSDSRLANNDLPLDIQRLRCRALYHALRFSPPIESLGKKLVDRLRMRSGKYIALHLRYEKDMLAFTGCTSGLTDAESEELRIMRENTKHWKVKDINSTEQRIGGFCPLTPKEVGIFLQAIGYPPSTLIYVASGEIYGGDARLSELMSFFPNLVFKEKLATKEELNEFAKHASQSAALDYIVSLESDVFVPSYSGNMARAVEGHRRFLGHRKTITPDRKGLVRLFDELESGQLRETSSFSHLVQQMHKNRQGAPRKRKGPSPGIKGKARFRTEESFYENPYPECICSSKAV, encoded by the exons ATGGTAAACCATAGGGGCTCGTCTCATAATCATATGAGAATAGCTTCAACAACCAAATTTATCTCTAGGAAACAATCTCCCAGGACCATTGCTCTTTACATATTACTCCTCTTTGCTTTCTCAATCTTCATTTTTGTCTTCAACGCTGGCAACATTGTGGAAGACCACCCCGCCCCAGTTATCTCCATCCAATCCCACCGTCAAACTAAATTTCTACAG ACAGCTGATGATGAACTCTGGGATGCCCCTTCTCGCCATGGTTTACGTCCATGTGTCAAACCTACGAGCAGATATAAAG CTGCACAAGGATCTGACCGCTATTTAACAGTGAAAAGCAATGGAGGATTGAATCAAATGCGCACCGGT ATATCAGACATGGTGGCTGTGGCACACATAATGAATGCGACCTTAGTCATTCCCCAGCTGGATAGACGATCCTTCTGGCAAGACTCAAG TACATTTTCTGATATATTTGATGAGCTTCATTTCATCACAACTTTACAAGGAGATTTGAGGATTGTTAGGGAGCTTCCAAAGGAACTGGAACTTGTTCCTCGGGCACGAAAGCACTTTACTTCCTGGTCTAGCATGGGATACTACAAAGAAATGATGCAGCTATGGAATGATCATCAG GTGATCCATGTTGCTAAATCAGATTCTAGACTTGCGAACAATGATCTTCCTCTTGACATACAGAGGTTGAGATGTCGTGCTCTATATCATGCTCTCCGCTTCTCTCCCCCCATTGAGAGCTTAGGAAAG AAGCTGGTGGATCGTCTGAGAATGCGGAGTGGAAAATACATTGCACTTCACTTAAGATATGAGAAAGACATGCTTGCTTTTACTGGTTGTACTTCTGGTTTGACTGATGCAGAATCTGAAGAGCTGAGAATAATGAG GGAGAACACAAAGCATTGGAAGGTTAAAGATATAAACTCTACTGAACAGAGGATAGGTGGCTTTTGTCCACTAACCCCCAAAGAAGTCGGGATATTTCTTCAAGCTATTGGCTATCCTCCATCAACATTAATTTATGTTGCATCTGGTGAAATTTATGGTGGCGATGCTCGCCTTTCAGAGCTTATGTCTTTTTTTCCAAATCTAGTTTTCAAG GAAAAACTGGCAACAAAGGAAGAGTTGAATGAATTTGCTAAGCATGCATCTCAAAGTGCTGCACTAGATTACATTGTTTCTTTGGAAAGCGATGTGTTTGTTCCATCATATTCAGGTAACATGGCACGAGCAGTTGAGGGGCACCGCAGATTCTTAGGCCATCGGAAGACAATCACCCCAGACAG gAAAGGACTAGTCAGGCTTTTTGATGAGTTAGAAAGTGGACAGCTCAGAGAAACATCATCATTCTCTCATCTTGTGCAGCAAATGCACAAAAACAG ACAAGGAGCTCCAAGAAAACGAAAAGGTCCTTCACCTGGAATAAAAGGCAAAGCACGTTTTAGGACCGAAGAATCCTTCTATGAAAATCCATACCCTGAGTGTATATGTAGTTCAAAGGCTGTATAA